From the uncultured Desulfovibrio sp. genome, one window contains:
- a CDS encoding 4Fe-4S binding protein, giving the protein MKILAWARRGVQSLVVAVVCVLPWLNAAELRQISGSFFALDFFGIPFADPVGAAQVAATGFLPGERLLGGALISLALALVLGRVFCSWICPYGFFSELAHWARGRQGGAHVKEGRAFAGKVLLLGAGLAAALVAGFPAMGIVSLPGELSLLPMLVWQGGDFWLLLGAAAVPLAALILELAVGKRLWCRFVCPQSVLLGAAAQCLPAKVPGLCIGWQAANCTCKGKAPCQQACSLELNPRRKGGPDRRDCTNCGDCVNTCASYGKALEWWGMGQR; this is encoded by the coding sequence ATGAAGATTCTCGCTTGGGCGCGGCGCGGCGTGCAGTCGCTGGTGGTGGCTGTGGTGTGCGTGCTGCCGTGGCTCAATGCAGCAGAACTGCGCCAGATCAGCGGCAGTTTTTTTGCGCTGGATTTTTTCGGCATTCCCTTTGCTGACCCAGTTGGCGCGGCTCAGGTTGCGGCTACGGGCTTTTTGCCCGGCGAGCGTCTGCTGGGCGGGGCCTTGATCTCGCTGGCGCTGGCATTGGTGCTGGGCAGAGTTTTTTGCTCGTGGATATGCCCCTACGGATTTTTTTCCGAGTTGGCGCACTGGGCGCGTGGGCGTCAAGGCGGCGCGCACGTGAAGGAAGGCCGTGCGTTTGCGGGCAAGGTTCTGCTGCTGGGGGCAGGGCTTGCGGCGGCTCTGGTGGCGGGCTTTCCCGCAATGGGCATTGTTTCGCTGCCGGGCGAGCTATCGCTCCTGCCCATGCTTGTATGGCAGGGTGGGGACTTCTGGCTTTTACTTGGTGCGGCGGCAGTGCCGCTGGCGGCGCTGATACTGGAGCTTGCGGTTGGCAAAAGGCTGTGGTGCCGTTTTGTGTGCCCGCAGTCGGTACTGCTTGGTGCTGCGGCCCAATGCCTGCCCGCCAAGGTCCCGGGCCTGTGCATCGGCTGGCAGGCGGCAAACTGTACCTGCAAGGGCAAGGCTCCCTGCCAGCAGGCCTGCTCGCTTGAGCTGAATCCGCGCCGCAAGGGCGGCCCCGACCGCAGGGACTGCACAAATTGCGGCGACTGCGTCAATACCTGCGCGAGCTACGGCAAGGCGCTGGAGTGGTGGGGAATGGGCCAGAGATAG
- a CDS encoding 4Fe-4S dicluster domain-containing protein codes for MSLFVPPLRPPGAVDEETFLRKCVRCGKCVTACPHESIELAGGLGRSRRTPQVRPRRKPCYLCMKCPPVCPTGALDSAVKEIARAGMGQAYILKDRCHNYKTGTMCMTCYDRCPLRGTAVVLSGGLVPAMTTACVGCGICDYVCPVQAVEIVPASSRFVPPMAAPTEKSPGGKA; via the coding sequence ATGAGCCTTTTTGTGCCGCCTCTGCGCCCGCCGGGTGCTGTGGATGAAGAAACCTTTTTGCGCAAGTGCGTGCGTTGCGGCAAGTGCGTGACCGCCTGCCCGCACGAAAGTATTGAGCTGGCTGGCGGTCTGGGCCGCTCGCGGCGCACGCCGCAGGTGCGCCCCCGCAGAAAACCCTGCTACCTCTGCATGAAGTGCCCGCCTGTCTGTCCCACCGGGGCGTTGGACTCAGCCGTAAAGGAAATTGCGCGGGCGGGAATGGGGCAGGCCTATATTCTTAAAGACCGCTGCCACAATTACAAAACCGGCACCATGTGCATGACCTGCTACGACCGCTGCCCCCTGCGCGGAACAGCCGTGGTGCTGAGCGGGGGACTGGTGCCTGCCATGACCACGGCCTGCGTGGGTTGCGGCATCTGCGACTATGTCTGCCCGGTGCAGGCTGTGGAGATTGTTCCCGCTTCATCCCGTTTTGTGCCGCCAATGGCGGCTCCCACGGAAAAATCGCCCGGAGGCAAGGCATGA
- a CDS encoding nitrate reductase: MNSSRRDFLRFFAMSAAMAAATGVGLPTLALAADDQKPDKWVKGVCRYCGTGCGVMVGVKNGKAVAIQGDPNNHNAGLLCLKGSLLIPVLNSKERVTQPMVRRKKGGPLEPVSWDEALDLMASKFRHSIDTYGANSVAWYGSGQCLTEESYLASKIFKAGFGTNNVDGNPRLCMASAVGGYTTTFGKDEPMGTYADIDQATCFFIIGSNTSEAHPVLFRRIARRKQVEPGIKIIVADPRRTNTARIADMHVAFRPGTDLAFMHSMAWVIINEELDNPRFWQRYVSFVDAEGKPSDFEGYKAFLENYRPEKVAEICRVPVAQIYSAARAFAESSATMSLWCMGINQRVQGVFANNLIHNLHLLTGQICRPGATPFSLTGQPNACGGVRDTGALSHLLPAGRAIPNPKHRAEMEKLWGLPEGRISPNPGYHTVAMFEALGRGDVKCMVICETNPAHTLPNLNKVHKAMSHPESFIVCIEAFPDAVTLQYADLVLAPSFWCERDGVYGCGERRYSLTEKAVDSPGQCRPTVNTLVEFAKRAGVDPKLVNFKNAEDVWNEWRMVAKGTTYDFYGMTRERLRKESGIIWPCPSEDHPGTNLRFVRGHDPLVPADHPDKFFFYGKPDGKPTIFMRPAKGAAEEPDAEYPLYLTSMRVIDHWHTATMTGKVPELLKANPAAFVEINEQDAASLGVKHGDNVILETRRDKMELPARVSDVCRPGLVAVPFFDPKKLVNKLFLDATDPGSREPEYKICAARVRKV, from the coding sequence ATGAATTCATCGCGTCGTGACTTTTTACGTTTTTTTGCCATGTCTGCCGCTATGGCGGCGGCTACGGGCGTGGGCCTGCCAACCCTCGCCCTTGCTGCGGACGATCAGAAACCCGACAAATGGGTCAAAGGCGTATGCCGTTACTGCGGCACCGGCTGCGGGGTGATGGTTGGCGTTAAAAACGGCAAGGCCGTTGCCATTCAGGGCGACCCCAACAACCACAACGCGGGCCTGCTGTGCCTTAAAGGCTCGCTGCTCATTCCTGTGCTCAATTCCAAGGAACGCGTCACCCAACCCATGGTGCGGCGTAAAAAAGGAGGCCCTCTTGAGCCTGTGAGCTGGGACGAAGCCCTTGACCTCATGGCCTCAAAGTTCCGGCACAGCATTGATACGTACGGTGCCAATTCTGTTGCATGGTACGGCTCCGGGCAGTGCCTGACGGAAGAAAGCTATCTAGCCAGCAAAATATTCAAGGCTGGCTTCGGCACCAATAACGTGGACGGCAACCCCCGCCTGTGCATGGCTTCGGCTGTGGGCGGCTACACCACCACGTTCGGCAAGGACGAGCCCATGGGCACCTACGCCGACATAGATCAGGCCACCTGTTTTTTCATCATCGGTTCCAATACCTCAGAGGCGCACCCCGTGCTGTTTCGCCGCATTGCCCGCCGCAAGCAGGTTGAGCCGGGCATCAAGATCATTGTGGCCGACCCGCGCCGCACCAATACTGCGCGCATAGCCGACATGCACGTGGCCTTTCGCCCCGGCACGGATCTGGCCTTCATGCACAGCATGGCCTGGGTCATCATCAATGAGGAGCTGGACAATCCGCGCTTCTGGCAGCGCTATGTGAGCTTTGTGGATGCCGAGGGCAAACCCTCGGACTTTGAAGGCTACAAGGCCTTTCTGGAAAACTACCGGCCTGAAAAAGTGGCCGAAATCTGCCGCGTCCCCGTAGCCCAGATTTATTCGGCGGCCAGAGCCTTTGCCGAATCATCTGCCACCATGAGCCTGTGGTGCATGGGCATCAACCAGCGCGTGCAGGGGGTTTTTGCCAATAACCTCATCCACAACCTGCATTTGCTGACCGGGCAGATATGCCGCCCCGGCGCAACGCCGTTTTCGCTCACGGGCCAGCCCAACGCCTGCGGCGGCGTGCGGGATACCGGCGCGCTCTCGCACCTGCTGCCAGCGGGCCGTGCCATTCCCAATCCCAAGCACCGGGCGGAAATGGAAAAACTCTGGGGCCTGCCGGAAGGGCGCATTTCGCCCAATCCCGGCTACCACACCGTGGCGATGTTTGAGGCCCTGGGACGGGGTGATGTGAAGTGCATGGTCATTTGCGAGACCAATCCCGCGCACACACTGCCCAACCTGAACAAGGTGCACAAGGCCATGTCGCACCCGGAATCGTTTATCGTGTGCATTGAGGCCTTTCCTGATGCCGTCACCCTGCAATACGCCGACCTTGTGCTTGCGCCTTCCTTCTGGTGCGAGCGCGACGGTGTGTACGGCTGCGGCGAGCGGCGGTATTCTCTGACGGAAAAGGCCGTGGATTCGCCCGGGCAGTGCCGCCCCACGGTGAATACCCTGGTGGAATTCGCCAAGCGCGCAGGCGTTGACCCCAAGCTGGTGAACTTCAAAAACGCCGAGGACGTGTGGAACGAATGGCGCATGGTGGCCAAGGGTACCACCTATGATTTCTACGGCATGACGCGTGAACGCCTGCGTAAGGAATCGGGCATCATCTGGCCGTGCCCCTCGGAGGATCACCCCGGCACCAACCTGCGCTTTGTGCGCGGGCATGATCCGCTGGTGCCAGCCGATCATCCGGACAAGTTCTTTTTTTACGGCAAGCCGGACGGCAAGCCCACCATATTCATGCGGCCCGCCAAGGGCGCTGCGGAAGAGCCGGATGCCGAATACCCGCTGTACCTTACCTCCATGCGCGTTATCGACCACTGGCACACCGCGACTATGACGGGCAAGGTGCCGGAACTGCTCAAGGCCAACCCCGCGGCCTTTGTGGAAATCAACGAGCAGGACGCCGCCTCTCTGGGCGTGAAGCACGGGGACAATGTGATTCTGGAAACCCGGCGCGACAAAATGGAACTGCCCGCGCGCGTGAGCGATGTGTGCAGGCCGGGGCTTGTGGCCGTGCCGTTTTTTGATCCCAAAAAGCTGGTCAACAAGCTGTTTCTGGACGCCACCGACCCCGGTTCGCGTGAGCCGGAATACAAGATATGCGCCGCGCGGGTGCGCAAGGTTTAA